Within the Fretibacterium sp. OH1220_COT-178 genome, the region GATGCCGCCGCCGACGGAGCCGCAGGGGCGGGCGCCGACGGCTTGGGGGCCGGTGCCGGGGCCGCGGCGGCCTCCGCGGGGACGGCCTCGCCCGCGGCCCCCAGGTACCCGATGGTGCCGCCGACGGGGACGTCCGCGCCGTCCTTGACGGTGATCGCCAGCAGGACTCCGTCCGCCGGGCTCTCCGCGTCCACCGTCAGCTTGTCCGTGGCGACGACGAAGAGGAGCTCCCCCTTCCTGACCGTGTCGCCGACCTTCTTCTTCCATTCCTTCACCGAGCCGCTGGTCATGGTGAGACCCAGCTTCGGCATCGTGATCGCAGTGGCCATGTCGAACCCCTTACAGGATCTTCCGGACGGCGTCGTAGATCGTGTCCGCGGTCACCTTGTAGGCCTGCTCCAGCGGGCGGGCGAAGGGGACGGGGGTGAACGGCGCGCCCACGCGGGCGATGGGAGCGTCCAGATACTCCAGCCCTTCCTCGCAGACCGTCGCGACGACCTCCGCCGCGAAGCCGCCCTGTTTGACGGCCTCCTGGGCGACGCAGAGCCGGCCCGTCTTGGCGACGGACTTCAACACCGCCTCCTTGTCCCAGGGCGAGATCGTGCGCAGGTCGATGAGCTCGACGCTGACGCCCTCGGCGGCCAGACGGTCCGCGGCCTTGGCCGCATGGTGCAGCATCATGGAGTAGGAGACGATCGTCACGTCCGTGCCCTCGCGGTCGATCCGGGCCTTGCCGATCTCCACCAGGTGCTCGCCCTCGGGCACGTCGCCCTTCATGGGGAAGAGCCCCTTGTGCTCGAAGTAGAGGACGGGGTTCTCGTCGCGGATGGCGGCCTTCAGAAGCCCCTTGGCGTCGGCGGGGTTGGAGGGGATGACGACCTTCAGGCCCGGGATGTGGGCGAACCACGCCTCGACGCTCTGCGAATGCTGCGCCGCCGCCTGGTTGATGATGCCGTCCGGCGCGCGCAGCACCAGCGGCACCGATTTCTGCGCGCCGAACATGTAGTAGACCTTCGCCATCTGGTTGAAGACCTCGTCCATGCACACGCCGATGAAGTCCGCGAAGTGCATGTCCGCCACCGGGCGCATCCCGGCAAGGGCCGCGCCCACCGCGGAGCCGATGATGGCGGTCTCGGAGATGGGGGTGTCGCGAACCCGGTCCGTCCCGAACTTCTCGGGAAGGCCGCGGAACTGGCCGAAGATGCCGCCCTGCCGGGCGATGTCCTCGCCCATGACGAACACGCGCTCGTCGCGGCTCATCTCCTCGTCCATGGCCTCCAGCGTCGCCTGGGAAAACGTGATGTTCTTCACAGTCATGGTATCCAGCACCTCGAATCAGGCATAAATTCCGGTCATCAGCTCGGAGGCGTCCGGTTCCGGGGACTCCTGAGCGAACTTGAGCGCGGCGGCGATCAGGCCGTCCACCTTATCCTCGATGGCCTTGAGCTCCTTGGCGGTGTAGACCTTCGCCGCCAGCACCTTCTTCTTGAAGGCCTCGATGGGGTCGCGCTCGTCGATGTTCTTCTGAACCTCCTCGCGCGTCCGATACTGCTCGGGGTCGCCGACGAAGTGGCCCTTCACGCGGTAGGTCTTGCACTCCAGGAACGCGGGGCCGTTCCCGGCCCGGACGTGCTCCACCAGCTTCTTCGCCGCCTCGTAGACGGAGAAGACGTCGTTGCCGTCCACGATGATGGCCGGCATGTCGTGGCCGTAGGCCCTGCGGGAGATGTCCGCCACGGAGGTCGCCGTCAGGTAGGGCGTGGTGGAGGCGTACTCGTTCATCTCGCAGACGAAGAGGAGCGGCAGCTTCCAGACCGAGGCGAAGTTGGCCGCCTCGTGGAACGTCCCGCGGTTGCTGGCGCCGTCGCCGAAGAACACGGCGGAGATGTCCTTGCGCTTCTGCATCTTCTGCGCCAGGGCCGCTCCGGCCGCCAGGTTGTACCCGCCGCCGACGACCCCGTTGGCCCCCAGCATCCCGACGCTGAAGTCGGCGATGTGCATGGAGCCGCCCTTGCCCTTGCAGCAGCCCGTGCTCTTGCCGTAGATCTCGGCCATCATCCGGTTCAGGTCCGCGCCCTTGGCCACCGTGTGCCCGTGGCCCCGGTGCGTGCTCTCGATATAGTCCTTGTCGGTCAGGTTCGCCATGACGCCCGTGGCGACGGCCTCCTCGCCGATATAGAGGTGGACGAACCCCGGGATGTTCCCGGCCAGGAAGTTCTCCTCCACCGTGCGTTCGAACTTGCGGATCTTGAGCATCGTCTCGTAGAAGAAATCGAGACGGCCCCTGTCGTAGTCCTTCAGGGGCACCTGCGCGGACATTCTGGTGATGTTCGGTGCATCCATCCTTGAACAACCTCCCCAAACTGAGTTTCAGAACACCTGAAACGCGTATCGAAAAAACGAAAAACGATCCGGATCCCGCTTGGATAACTGGATATCTATTCGATCGAGAAGACGGGCATGTCCGTCTCCTCGTCCACCGCCCGCGACAGGGCCACGCCGTCCAAGGCGTCGATCGCGACCTCGACCGTAACCGCCACCGGCCCGCCCAGGACATGTCCGCCGAAAACCCGGCCCTCGGGGTCGGTGAAGGCCGCGTGCAGGTGGACCACCGCCTCGCCGTCCTCCCTCATCTCCCCGATCGTCCCGGCGCCGCTCAGCAGCTCGACGGGGCCGTCCAGGACGATGGGGGCGCAATACCTCAGGCCCGACAGGGCTTTGGAATCGGGCACGGGGTAGACGTAGCGCATCCACCGCAGGCTGCCCAGAAGCGTGGTGATCGCACCCGACCGGATGCCCCGCTCCACGCAGAACGTCCGGATGCCCTCCATGAGGTCCGTCCCCGGCCTGAGCCGGAGGATGAACGTGCGCACCCGGGCCTCGCGGCCCTCGAAGGGAAGTCTCTCCACAACGCCACCCCTTTCCCGGGATCGTATCGTACGGATGCCGCCGGACGGCGGCCCCTCAGTATTTCAGGCTCTGCGCGGCCCCCTCGAACTGTTCCCGGACGAAGTCCTCGCCCTCCATGGGGTCGACGGCACTGAGCAGGCGCGACTTGCCGAAGTTGATGTGGGCGTGCACCGCCGTGAGGGCGGCGGCGACGTCCGCGGCCCGCACCGCCTCCATGATGGCGAGATGGCCCTGAAACGAGAGGCGCACGCTCTCGGCGTCCCGAAGGACCCTGAGCCCCACGCTCCTGAACCGCTCGGAGATGGATCGGACGACCGCGGAGATCAAGGAGTTTCC harbors:
- a CDS encoding lipoyl domain-containing protein, which produces MATAITMPKLGLTMTSGSVKEWKKKVGDTVRKGELLFVVATDKLTVDAESPADGVLLAITVKDGADVPVGGTIGYLGAAGEAVPAEAAAAPAPAPKPSAPAPAAPSAAAS
- a CDS encoding alpha-ketoacid dehydrogenase subunit beta produces the protein MTVKNITFSQATLEAMDEEMSRDERVFVMGEDIARQGGIFGQFRGLPEKFGTDRVRDTPISETAIIGSAVGAALAGMRPVADMHFADFIGVCMDEVFNQMAKVYYMFGAQKSVPLVLRAPDGIINQAAAQHSQSVEAWFAHIPGLKVVIPSNPADAKGLLKAAIRDENPVLYFEHKGLFPMKGDVPEGEHLVEIGKARIDREGTDVTIVSYSMMLHHAAKAADRLAAEGVSVELIDLRTISPWDKEAVLKSVAKTGRLCVAQEAVKQGGFAAEVVATVCEEGLEYLDAPIARVGAPFTPVPFARPLEQAYKVTADTIYDAVRKIL
- a CDS encoding thiamine pyrophosphate-dependent dehydrogenase E1 component subunit alpha — translated: MDAPNITRMSAQVPLKDYDRGRLDFFYETMLKIRKFERTVEENFLAGNIPGFVHLYIGEEAVATGVMANLTDKDYIESTHRGHGHTVAKGADLNRMMAEIYGKSTGCCKGKGGSMHIADFSVGMLGANGVVGGGYNLAAGAALAQKMQKRKDISAVFFGDGASNRGTFHEAANFASVWKLPLLFVCEMNEYASTTPYLTATSVADISRRAYGHDMPAIIVDGNDVFSVYEAAKKLVEHVRAGNGPAFLECKTYRVKGHFVGDPEQYRTREEVQKNIDERDPIEAFKKKVLAAKVYTAKELKAIEDKVDGLIAAALKFAQESPEPDASELMTGIYA
- a CDS encoding PPC domain-containing DNA-binding protein, whose amino-acid sequence is MERLPFEGREARVRTFILRLRPGTDLMEGIRTFCVERGIRSGAITTLLGSLRWMRYVYPVPDSKALSGLRYCAPIVLDGPVELLSGAGTIGEMREDGEAVVHLHAAFTDPEGRVFGGHVLGGPVAVTVEVAIDALDGVALSRAVDEETDMPVFSIE